From one Candidatus Zixiibacteriota bacterium genomic stretch:
- a CDS encoding glycosyltransferase family 39 protein produces MNLASIKSQISTREWQTYLLLFGISLILRLVYFIIMLTQTGPSGLYDQFNDPVKYINAADYLLGRYQPGQYELFLVGIGYPAILAVSRILMGQSFLAVIILQILLSSMSSIIVYKIADLLTGNRAVAVVSGTLVATSLTSISLANALVTESIYFFLFSLSVYLFFRCLDENNWRNAVLSGVSGGCAVLLRSAGGFFPAILILSALLVPAPAGRRRQLIYRSLVVSMIMVAIPVFWGVRNLLTHDTFTVSATGTLAAKTYLVAKVKIEEEGRHIREFPELRDSLYRVSLKHFHEGNFRLSQEESKALIAATARKYPVTMLRNFFQMVLENMTAVSSLHYLQLPRWRPFFETIDHYWNRGDTNPAMLTLSLIGFVLIARRNMRIAVVLLLGMGYYGIISGVTFGQGSRIFYPAQGVEFILAATALVFIYRLISMAARKLSGRLATNR; encoded by the coding sequence ATGAATTTAGCGTCGATTAAGTCTCAAATCTCGACCCGAGAGTGGCAAACATATCTCCTGCTGTTTGGCATCAGCCTGATACTGAGGCTTGTTTATTTCATAATAATGCTGACTCAGACCGGCCCCTCCGGCCTGTATGACCAGTTCAATGACCCCGTCAAATATATCAATGCCGCTGATTATCTGCTGGGAAGATACCAGCCGGGGCAATATGAATTATTTCTGGTTGGTATTGGATACCCCGCTATCCTGGCGGTGAGTCGTATCCTGATGGGGCAATCATTTCTGGCGGTAATCATATTACAGATTTTACTGAGCAGCATGTCGTCGATAATTGTTTACAAGATTGCCGACCTCCTGACCGGGAATCGGGCTGTGGCCGTTGTTTCCGGAACTCTGGTGGCGACATCGCTGACATCTATTTCGCTCGCTAATGCTCTGGTTACCGAGTCAATCTATTTTTTCCTCTTTTCGCTATCGGTTTATCTTTTCTTCCGATGCCTCGATGAAAACAATTGGAGAAACGCAGTTCTTTCCGGCGTATCGGGAGGATGCGCTGTCCTGCTGCGCTCTGCGGGAGGGTTCTTCCCGGCGATTCTGATACTGTCTGCCCTGCTGGTTCCGGCTCCAGCAGGGCGAAGAAGACAGCTGATATACCGGTCGCTGGTTGTCTCCATGATTATGGTCGCCATTCCTGTTTTTTGGGGAGTCAGAAATCTGCTGACCCACGACACTTTCACTGTTTCGGCTACCGGCACGCTGGCCGCAAAAACCTATCTTGTCGCCAAAGTCAAGATAGAGGAAGAAGGAAGACATATTAGAGAATTTCCGGAACTGAGAGACTCTCTGTACCGAGTGTCTCTGAAACATTTTCACGAGGGGAATTTTCGGCTAAGCCAGGAGGAAAGCAAGGCTTTGATTGCCGCCACGGCAAGGAAGTACCCGGTTACCATGCTCAGGAATTTCTTCCAGATGGTGCTGGAAAATATGACAGCCGTTTCCAGTCTGCATTATCTCCAGTTGCCCCGGTGGCGTCCCTTTTTTGAAACTATTGACCACTATTGGAACCGCGGCGACACCAATCCAGCGATGCTGACCCTGTCGCTTATAGGCTTTGTTCTGATTGCCCGGCGAAATATGCGCATTGCCGTGGTACTATTGTTGGGAATGGGCTATTATGGCATCATTTCAGGGGTGACATTTGGACAGGGGTCGCGGATTTTCTACCCCGCGCAGGGGGTGGAATTCATTCTTGCCGCAACGGCTCTGGTGTTTATATACAGGTTAATCTCAATGGCTGCCAGGAAATTATCGGGGAGATTGGCAACTAACAGATAG
- a CDS encoding PfkB family carbohydrate kinase — MAKRLDCLGLGIAPVDILYQVERFPKPGSKIDALNMTIQGGGPIPTAMATLGRLGMKPGLVAAVGNDIFGDYAINELNKFGVDTSNMIRKPRSTAIAAGWYEKGSGRRTIILDLKTRISPGDIRLDRLPDCRAVHLDGRDLAVCLKLARWAKEKAIPVVFDVGSLRNDVSPIFPLVDHLVCAADFAMPFTGTINLRKAVERLASLCPGTIVITSGIKGALGYSRTEGWFRQKAFRVRTVDTTGAGDVYHGAYIYGLLSGGDLACRMELASAAAALKCTKPGGRSGIPTKIELKRFLSRKRPTYE; from the coding sequence TTGGCGAAACGGCTTGACTGTCTTGGGCTGGGGATTGCGCCGGTTGACATTTTGTACCAGGTGGAGCGATTCCCGAAACCGGGGAGTAAGATTGACGCCCTGAACATGACCATACAGGGAGGGGGCCCGATACCGACCGCGATGGCGACTTTGGGGCGGTTGGGAATGAAGCCGGGCCTGGTAGCGGCGGTGGGGAATGATATCTTTGGAGATTATGCGATAAACGAGCTCAATAAATTTGGTGTCGATACCTCCAACATGATTCGCAAGCCACGTTCGACCGCTATTGCGGCCGGATGGTATGAAAAAGGAAGCGGACGGCGCACTATCATACTGGACTTGAAAACAAGAATAAGCCCAGGAGATATAAGACTGGATAGACTTCCCGATTGCCGCGCGGTGCATCTGGATGGAAGAGACCTGGCTGTCTGTCTGAAACTGGCGCGGTGGGCAAAAGAAAAAGCGATTCCGGTCGTATTTGATGTTGGCTCGCTTCGGAACGATGTCTCGCCTATTTTCCCTCTGGTGGACCATCTGGTCTGCGCCGCCGATTTCGCCATGCCTTTTACCGGAACGATAAATCTCAGGAAAGCGGTTGAACGACTGGCATCGCTCTGCCCCGGAACCATAGTCATTACCTCCGGCATTAAGGGAGCGCTCGGGTACAGTCGTACCGAGGGATGGTTCAGACAGAAAGCGTTCCGGGTCAGGACGGTCGATACCACCGGCGCCGGGGATGTCTATCACGGGGCTTATATCTACGGTCTCCTCTCGGGAGGGGATTTAGCCTGTCGGATGGAGCTGGCATCAGCGGCGGCGGCATTGAAATGCACCAAACCGGGAGGGCGGTCAGGGATTCCGACAAAGATAGAGCTAAAGCGGTTTCTGTCGCGAAAGAGGCCCACCTATGAGTGA
- a CDS encoding M24 family metallopeptidase encodes MFDINHIQRFFRDENLDGWLLADFHGRNTVAVGFLDLPEHITRRFAFFIPSQGAPTAFIHNIEKDRFRHLPGNKIFFSSYKALEEALQNVLRGRRRIAMEYSPSGRLPYIGLVDAGTIELIKSFGIEVVSSADLVAYFQARMTEKQVESHRTAARMINGIKDEAFRFIHEKLKAETVINEKAVVDFILRRFHEQGLISDFLPIVAVNANISNPHYSPPEHGSSPINMNDLFIIDLWAKVNEPHAVFADITWAGYAGETAPDRFQKIFEIVRKARDRAVAFISERFLRETVYGFQVDDACRQVITDAGYGEYFFHRTGHSILESVHGPGPNIDNLETEDRRKLLPGHLFSIEPGIYLPEFGVRSEIDVMITESGPEITTQPVQQHIIPLFG; translated from the coding sequence ATGTTTGATATCAACCATATCCAGAGATTCTTCCGTGACGAAAACCTTGATGGCTGGCTGCTGGCTGATTTTCATGGGCGCAACACTGTCGCCGTAGGATTCCTCGACCTGCCGGAGCATATCACCCGCCGCTTCGCCTTCTTCATTCCCTCCCAGGGCGCCCCGACCGCCTTCATCCATAATATCGAAAAAGACCGCTTCCGCCATCTGCCCGGGAATAAAATCTTTTTCTCGTCATATAAAGCGCTTGAAGAGGCGCTCCAAAACGTTCTCCGTGGCCGGCGACGCATCGCCATGGAATATTCCCCCTCCGGGCGGCTTCCTTATATCGGGCTGGTCGATGCCGGTACCATTGAACTGATAAAATCATTCGGTATTGAGGTCGTCTCCTCAGCCGATTTAGTCGCTTACTTTCAGGCGCGAATGACTGAAAAGCAGGTCGAATCACATCGGACCGCCGCCAGAATGATTAACGGCATCAAAGATGAAGCCTTTCGCTTCATCCATGAAAAACTGAAGGCGGAGACTGTTATTAACGAAAAAGCGGTCGTCGATTTCATCCTGCGCCGATTCCACGAACAAGGGCTGATCTCCGATTTTTTGCCGATTGTCGCCGTCAACGCCAATATCAGCAATCCCCATTATTCGCCGCCAGAGCATGGTTCCTCGCCGATAAACATGAATGACCTTTTCATTATCGACCTCTGGGCAAAAGTGAACGAACCTCATGCCGTCTTTGCCGATATCACCTGGGCAGGGTATGCCGGAGAAACCGCCCCGGACAGATTTCAGAAGATTTTTGAGATTGTTAGAAAGGCGCGCGACCGGGCGGTCGCTTTTATTAGCGAAAGATTCCTTCGCGAGACAGTTTATGGTTTTCAGGTAGATGACGCCTGCCGGCAGGTTATAACCGATGCCGGGTATGGCGAATATTTCTTCCATCGCACCGGTCACTCGATTCTGGAATCAGTCCATGGACCCGGTCCCAATATCGACAATCTCGAAACGGAAGACCGTCGCAAACTCCTGCCGGGGCATCTCTTCTCGATAGAACCGGGAATCTACCTGCCGGAGTTCGGGGTCAGGTCTGAAATAGATGTAATGATTACCGAATCGGGACCCGAAATCACCACTCAGCCGGTGCAGCAACATATAATTCCGCTCTTCGGGTAA
- a CDS encoding DNA-processing protein DprA, with the protein MKRAYQYSVAAQVWALREYGEVGPRTFGALMAYFGNLAAILEAEEAQLREISGLGEIKSRRIAESFDSLPKAEQFVNGLKEREIGVATIFDTDYPPHFRELNDPPPIIFYRGRLPSEGEKTVALVGSHNATNEGIQNAVQLSGKLAAQSVSVVSGLARGIDTAAHIGALKAGGKSYAVLGSGFDHIHPEENRALAVELVNSGALISEYSPDAEYTTGRILARNRLTVGLSQAVVIGELFGDSSGTLDTATFCQETGKLMFVLIDGCERPGKDNRGVEKTLALGAIPITLNDGVDIVLKSLV; encoded by the coding sequence ATGAAGCGTGCCTATCAATATTCGGTGGCGGCGCAGGTCTGGGCGCTGCGGGAGTACGGCGAGGTCGGACCCCGGACATTCGGCGCCCTTATGGCATATTTCGGGAATTTGGCCGCCATTCTGGAAGCGGAAGAGGCGCAATTAAGAGAGATTTCCGGCCTGGGGGAAATCAAATCGCGGCGCATAGCGGAGAGTTTCGACTCATTGCCGAAAGCGGAGCAGTTTGTAAACGGTCTCAAGGAGCGGGAAATCGGCGTGGCAACTATATTCGATACCGACTACCCTCCTCACTTTCGGGAGTTGAATGACCCGCCTCCGATTATCTTCTACCGAGGGAGACTCCCCTCCGAAGGGGAGAAAACGGTTGCTCTGGTCGGTTCGCACAATGCCACCAATGAAGGGATTCAAAATGCGGTGCAACTGTCCGGGAAACTTGCCGCCCAGTCCGTATCGGTAGTTTCCGGACTGGCGCGCGGTATCGATACCGCCGCTCATATCGGAGCGCTTAAAGCCGGCGGCAAAAGTTACGCCGTTCTCGGCTCAGGGTTCGACCATATCCATCCGGAAGAAAATCGAGCGCTGGCGGTCGAATTGGTCAATTCCGGCGCCTTGATTTCAGAATATTCGCCCGACGCCGAGTATACGACCGGACGAATCCTGGCAAGAAACCGTCTCACGGTGGGACTTTCGCAGGCGGTGGTGATAGGTGAACTGTTCGGAGACTCCTCCGGCACTCTGGATACGGCAACGTTTTGTCAGGAGACCGGGAAATTGATGTTTGTCCTGATAGACGGCTGTGAGCGTCCCGGAAAAGATAATCGCGGTGTCGAAAAGACGTTGGCTCTGGGAGCAATTCCGATTACGCTCAATGACGGCGTTGATATTGTCCTCAAATCCCTGGTTTGA
- a CDS encoding type 1 glutamine amidotransferase: protein MRLHYLQHEPIETPGNILKWAREYGFSVSHTRLYIEENLPGLDDFDWLVVMGGSMSVNDESRYRWLAPEKIFIENAVNSGKKVLGVCLGAQLVANVLGAKVRKNEEKELGWFPVRLTSEGMKEPVCHKIPFSMDVFHWHGETFELPKGAVHLAESEGCINQAFRYGENTLAWQFHPEVTFEMVEAFVAEGSEELRDGWYIQRADEILACREKTARMEPVLYQWLDNFIIND, encoded by the coding sequence ATGAGGCTGCATTACCTTCAGCATGAGCCGATAGAAACGCCCGGGAATATTCTCAAATGGGCGCGGGAGTATGGTTTCTCCGTCAGTCATACGAGATTATATATCGAGGAAAACCTGCCGGGACTCGATGATTTCGACTGGCTGGTAGTTATGGGGGGCTCAATGTCGGTCAATGATGAAAGCAGATACCGCTGGCTTGCACCGGAGAAGATATTTATTGAAAATGCCGTCAATTCCGGCAAGAAAGTATTGGGGGTCTGCCTCGGAGCGCAATTGGTCGCCAATGTTCTGGGGGCGAAAGTCAGGAAGAATGAAGAAAAAGAGCTGGGCTGGTTCCCGGTTCGGCTGACGTCAGAAGGAATGAAAGAACCGGTCTGCCATAAGATACCTTTTTCGATGGACGTTTTTCACTGGCATGGAGAGACATTCGAACTGCCGAAGGGGGCGGTTCATCTGGCGGAATCTGAGGGCTGTATCAATCAGGCGTTTCGGTATGGCGAGAATACTCTGGCATGGCAGTTTCATCCGGAGGTAACGTTTGAAATGGTTGAGGCGTTTGTTGCCGAAGGGAGCGAGGAATTAAGGGATGGGTGGTATATCCAAAGAGCGGACGAAATACTCGCCTGCCGGGAGAAGACGGCGCGAATGGAGCCGGTCTTGTATCAATGGCTCGATAATTTCATAATTAATGATTAA
- a CDS encoding macro domain-containing protein codes for MKIEIEIIQGDITSTICEAIVNAANNHLWMGSGVAGAIKRKGGEVIEKEAMAQGPIAVGQAVATGAGKLPYKFIIHAAGMGQDLRTDVETVYKVTRNSLLLADRLGIGSVAFPAIGTGVGGLAAAVCAKAMIKAVKETSEELKSLARVAFVLFDREAFQAFRAEAELQD; via the coding sequence ATGAAAATCGAGATAGAAATTATTCAGGGGGATATTACCTCAACTATCTGCGAGGCGATAGTCAATGCCGCCAATAATCATCTCTGGATGGGTTCCGGGGTTGCCGGCGCTATCAAGCGCAAAGGGGGCGAAGTCATAGAAAAGGAGGCGATGGCGCAAGGGCCGATTGCAGTCGGGCAGGCGGTCGCTACCGGAGCCGGAAAACTCCCCTATAAATTTATCATCCATGCAGCCGGCATGGGACAGGACCTGAGAACGGATGTCGAAACCGTCTATAAAGTCACCCGCAATTCCCTTCTGCTTGCCGACCGATTGGGGATAGGCTCGGTGGCGTTTCCGGCGATAGGAACCGGAGTCGGCGGTCTGGCGGCGGCGGTGTGCGCCAAGGCGATGATAAAGGCGGTCAAGGAAACCTCAGAAGAGCTGAAAAGTCTGGCGCGGGTAGCATTTGTGCTCTTTGACCGCGAGGCATTTCAGGCGTTTCGGGCGGAAGCAGAATTGCAAGATTAA
- a CDS encoding SRPBCC domain-containing protein codes for MPEKKKQDWTQFRLKIELAAKPEKVFRAWTDDRIVPRWFCVKAEIEPKKNGRLYFEWLGGDKLETRIIDIKKNRLFLFPFGPKGEKVKLTIKPLKKGSVLELHQYDMKTTPKDKWAMHKGCETGWTFFLANLKAFLEHGIDLRSHDSRKSYRQGYINS; via the coding sequence ATGCCGGAAAAGAAAAAGCAGGACTGGACACAGTTTCGTCTCAAAATCGAACTTGCCGCCAAGCCGGAGAAAGTCTTCCGCGCCTGGACCGACGACCGCATTGTCCCCCGGTGGTTCTGTGTCAAAGCGGAAATTGAGCCAAAAAAGAACGGCCGTCTTTATTTCGAGTGGCTCGGCGGCGATAAACTCGAGACCAGGATTATCGACATTAAGAAAAACAGGCTTTTTCTCTTTCCTTTCGGTCCGAAAGGGGAAAAGGTAAAACTCACTATCAAACCGCTAAAGAAAGGCTCCGTACTGGAGCTTCATCAGTACGACATGAAAACCACCCCGAAAGATAAATGGGCGATGCATAAAGGGTGCGAGACCGGCTGGACATTTTTTCTGGCGAACCTGAAAGCCTTTTTGGAGCATGGTATCGACCTGCGCAGTCATGACTCCAGGAAATCATACCGGCAGGGATATATAAACAGCTGA
- a CDS encoding class I SAM-dependent methyltransferase translates to MQAYSKTFAAVYDKKWAAFSHQVAPFLINFYASTEIGKKDRTVLDLCCGAGHLAVHFLEKGHKVVGLDLSEHMLNHANENAREFVKSGQARFVLGDAAEFNLPERFGLVVATYDSLNHLKDESSLLGCFRSVQAVCDGFFIFDLNTRKGLKRWNNVIVDDSEDMLVITRGIYDGVGDRAITRFTGFVSLADRSYQRFDETVYNTVFELERVKSLLLEVGFGKIYFARIQDLMTPLEKPEEEGRVFIVAVRQGVI, encoded by the coding sequence ATGCAGGCATATAGTAAAACCTTTGCCGCCGTGTACGACAAGAAATGGGCGGCTTTCTCGCATCAGGTCGCTCCGTTTCTGATTAATTTTTACGCTTCCACGGAGATAGGAAAAAAGGACCGAACCGTCCTCGACCTCTGCTGCGGGGCGGGGCATCTGGCCGTTCATTTCCTCGAAAAGGGACACAAGGTTGTCGGCTTGGACCTCTCGGAACATATGCTAAATCACGCCAACGAAAATGCCCGGGAGTTTGTCAAATCAGGTCAGGCGCGCTTTGTTCTGGGTGATGCCGCCGAATTCAATCTGCCGGAGCGGTTCGGTCTGGTGGTTGCGACTTATGACTCCCTCAATCATTTGAAAGATGAATCGTCATTGCTCGGGTGTTTCCGGTCAGTGCAAGCCGTTTGTGACGGCTTTTTTATCTTTGACCTCAATACTCGAAAAGGGCTGAAGCGTTGGAACAATGTCATTGTAGACGACAGCGAGGATATGCTTGTCATCACGCGGGGTATATATGACGGCGTAGGAGACCGGGCGATAACCAGGTTCACCGGCTTTGTCTCCCTGGCGGACCGGTCGTATCAGCGGTTTGATGAAACGGTCTATAATACGGTATTTGAACTGGAGAGAGTGAAATCGCTGCTTCTGGAAGTTGGCTTTGGAAAAATCTATTTCGCCCGCATTCAGGACCTGATGACACCGCTGGAAAAGCCGGAAGAAGAAGGGCGGGTATTTATAGTCGCCGTCCGGCAGGGTGTCATTTAA
- a CDS encoding DUF1028 domain-containing protein: protein MRAIITITLMLVTFARLGAAEEKPVVPVHPVATYSIVAYDTLTGEFGAAVQSHYFKVADVIWLEPGIGAVATQSLVDFAYGPLGLEMMKKGKSAKLALEGLLASDPDNQVRQVAMIDRNLVIAAHTGAKCIAEAGHQIGKNYSVQANLMRNNTVWGAMAKAFEETPGDIAEKMMAALEAAENQGGDIRGMQSAAMVVVTGKPTGLPWRDRTVDIRVDDSPQPLVELRRLLNISRAYRHMDKGDEFITAKDFEKANAEYARAAELAPGNPEILFWHAVTLVTAGEIERSLPIFKEVFQADSSWRALVPRLVNSDLLPDDKKLIERIMGQ, encoded by the coding sequence ATGCGCGCCATAATAACAATTACTCTAATGCTGGTTACTTTCGCCCGCCTTGGTGCGGCGGAGGAAAAACCGGTCGTCCCTGTTCATCCTGTAGCCACCTATTCCATTGTTGCCTATGACACTCTCACCGGCGAATTCGGCGCCGCGGTGCAGTCGCATTATTTCAAGGTTGCCGATGTCATCTGGCTGGAGCCGGGTATCGGAGCCGTTGCCACCCAATCGCTGGTTGACTTTGCCTATGGACCGCTGGGGTTGGAAATGATGAAAAAGGGGAAAAGCGCCAAATTGGCTCTTGAGGGGCTTCTCGCTTCCGACCCGGATAATCAGGTTCGGCAGGTTGCCATGATAGACAGGAATCTGGTCATCGCCGCCCATACCGGCGCCAAATGTATCGCCGAAGCGGGACATCAGATCGGCAAAAATTACTCGGTGCAGGCAAACCTGATGCGGAATAACACCGTCTGGGGTGCGATGGCTAAAGCCTTTGAAGAGACCCCCGGCGACATTGCCGAGAAGATGATGGCGGCGCTGGAAGCGGCGGAGAACCAAGGGGGGGATATCCGCGGGATGCAGTCGGCGGCGATGGTGGTCGTGACCGGCAAACCGACCGGGCTTCCCTGGCGTGACCGGACTGTCGATATCCGGGTGGATGACTCCCCTCAGCCGCTGGTGGAACTGCGACGTCTTCTGAATATCTCCCGTGCCTACCGGCATATGGACAAAGGGGATGAATTTATCACTGCCAAGGATTTCGAGAAAGCCAACGCCGAATACGCCAGGGCGGCGGAACTTGCCCCCGGCAACCCCGAGATTCTCTTCTGGCATGCGGTAACTTTGGTCACTGCCGGCGAGATTGAGCGCTCCCTGCCGATTTTCAAGGAGGTCTTCCAGGCCGATTCCTCCTGGCGCGCCCTGGTCCCGCGGCTGGTCAACTCCGACCTCTTGCCGGATGACAAGAAGTTGATAGAACGAATTATGGGGCAATAG
- a CDS encoding phosphatase PAP2 family protein → MSEILASLVALDKTIFRFVNQSLANPVTDVFMPFITTDLHLKIFYGVCLFLILWKGDRRLRWAVLGSLVVVTLSDQLSSAILKPLVGRLRPCKVMEVHLLVGCGSGFSFPSSHAANLFGQAFFFYGIAPRSAKFLVPLAALVALSRVFVGVHYPGDILAGAILGTAVGLVMAILFSKANRRFYSESAPGGKSIT, encoded by the coding sequence ATGAGTGAGATTCTGGCATCGCTGGTGGCTCTCGACAAGACTATCTTCCGGTTTGTCAATCAATCGCTGGCTAATCCGGTAACCGATGTATTCATGCCGTTCATCACCACCGATTTGCATCTCAAAATTTTTTACGGCGTCTGTCTGTTTCTGATTCTCTGGAAAGGTGATAGACGTCTTCGCTGGGCGGTTCTGGGGTCGCTGGTGGTCGTGACCCTCAGCGACCAGCTTTCCAGCGCAATTCTCAAACCACTGGTAGGACGTCTGCGTCCCTGCAAGGTAATGGAGGTTCATCTTCTGGTGGGATGCGGCTCCGGATTTTCGTTTCCGTCGTCGCATGCCGCCAATCTCTTCGGGCAGGCGTTCTTTTTCTATGGGATTGCCCCACGCTCGGCAAAGTTTCTGGTGCCACTGGCGGCGCTGGTGGCTTTGTCTCGTGTTTTTGTAGGTGTCCATTACCCGGGGGATATCTTGGCCGGCGCCATTCTCGGAACGGCGGTCGGATTGGTCATGGCAATCTTATTTTCAAAAGCAAATCGGCGCTTCTATTCTGAAAGCGCGCCGGGTGGCAAATCGATTACATGA
- a CDS encoding NUDIX hydrolase, which yields MIQEVADRYGYPPVIAMNAPVSADEFEFIRSTQSYGRCHDVTLYIFKGPKVIVTSKHHYPSGLYRAPSGGLKPYEDFHEGVFREAYEEAGVKIELQKYILQVNVSFSCGNRVIPWRTHVFTAKYLSGKIAPVDIAEIREARLADLAEFEEFKRIAAGLESGGLHYRTRLHDEVLRFL from the coding sequence ATGATTCAGGAAGTGGCCGACCGTTACGGGTACCCGCCGGTCATCGCCATGAACGCGCCGGTCAGCGCCGATGAGTTCGAATTCATCCGCTCCACTCAGTCATACGGACGGTGTCATGATGTCACCCTGTATATTTTCAAGGGACCCAAGGTAATTGTTACCTCCAAACATCATTATCCCTCCGGTCTGTACCGCGCCCCTTCGGGGGGATTAAAACCGTATGAGGATTTTCACGAAGGGGTTTTTCGCGAGGCATATGAAGAAGCCGGCGTTAAAATTGAACTGCAGAAATATATCCTGCAGGTCAATGTCTCCTTCAGTTGCGGCAATAGGGTGATTCCCTGGCGGACGCATGTTTTCACGGCGAAATACCTTTCCGGAAAAATAGCGCCGGTCGATATCGCCGAAATCCGGGAAGCCCGCCTGGCCGATCTGGCCGAGTTCGAAGAGTTCAAACGTATCGCCGCCGGACTGGAATCGGGCGGCTTGCATTATAGAACCCGTTTGCATGACGAGGTGCTGCGATTTCTGTGA
- a CDS encoding YigZ family protein, giving the protein MSRSDSYLTIRARAETELKIKGSRFIGQAERCRSEVEAEAILAGVRKRFYDASHHCYAYQAGLGEQKRCRYSDAGEPSGTAGKPIFDQISGKGLTNLIVIVTRYFGGTKLGTGGLTHAYSQAASLTIAEAGIVEEFLTEEILIKFSYHDYNTIERLIYKYEGIVLERGINEINPYFRISLRLSLIEKFYEDATEATSGRVKFGETA; this is encoded by the coding sequence ATGAGCCGGTCCGACAGTTATCTAACTATAAGAGCGCGGGCGGAAACTGAATTAAAAATCAAAGGGTCGAGATTTATAGGACAGGCGGAACGATGCCGCAGTGAAGTCGAGGCGGAAGCGATTCTTGCCGGGGTGCGCAAGAGATTCTACGATGCCAGCCATCACTGCTATGCATACCAGGCCGGTCTGGGGGAGCAGAAGAGATGCCGGTATTCCGATGCCGGAGAGCCATCCGGTACGGCGGGCAAGCCGATATTTGACCAGATATCCGGGAAGGGATTGACCAACCTTATTGTAATCGTAACCCGTTATTTTGGCGGGACCAAATTGGGAACCGGCGGGTTGACTCATGCCTACTCCCAGGCGGCTTCACTGACCATTGCGGAAGCCGGGATTGTAGAGGAGTTTCTGACCGAAGAGATTTTGATAAAGTTTAGCTATCATGATTATAATACTATCGAGCGGCTGATTTATAAATATGAGGGGATAGTACTGGAGCGAGGAATTAATGAAATCAATCCCTATTTTCGAATTTCTCTCCGGCTGTCACTTATCGAGAAATTTTATGAAGATGCGACCGAGGCAACTTCGGGAAGGGTAAAATTTGGCGAAACGGCTTGA